The region tataaatgtacCTTGAGCTTGATATGAAGATCTTTGAGTcccatatttatattttgataagagGCTAATTTATTATGAATATATGTCTGTCTATATATAGTTTtgagaaagaaaaatgaaattaaaaaataataaaacaaaaagtttGAAACAGAAATGAATAGAGAAGAGGTGGGGTGATAGAGAGTATTGTAGTTGGTAAAACAACATTTAAGAGCATTTTGGTGAGGAATTTAAGAGATGTTTGAAGTCAATAAAAAGTActactttattttctttttttagtttaGGTCAATGTATTAAAtcacaaatttattatttttgattttgtctGTTGAGTAAAATTAAGCCTCTAACAGCCACTTTCtgctttttctttaaaaatgtataaaatcaaggattttacttttttttcttttattagaaTTACTTAAAATAAGTGGATcaaatattatgattaaaaaaaaatgttttcttGATCCCTCTTTGGTAGGTTGTAAATAAGGCAACAAAACTTTAAATTGTCATGTTGgctagggatggcaatggggcggggtggggacggagaagccatccccatccccatccccgcgtctatggggaatcccccatccccgtccccatttaattaatggggATAAAATCATCCCGGTCTCCATTCCCATGGATTCCccatccccatggggatccccgttccccgtacaattaaatataatttataaataattttattattttcataagttatttgaaaaaaatatcattatagaaaatactattaccttttataatattatatatttataactaaatagaaactaataaaaaaaattatgttaaattatttaaaattataaataacatactagaatttataatataatataaatatatataaatataaatcggatccccatggggacggggatAGGAGTCCCTATGGGGTGGGGACTATACTccccgtcccctccccatcTCCGTGGTTGGGGAATGATTTTCCCCCATCCCCGTATCCATGGGGGTAATTGGTGGGGATTCCCCGCCCCGTTAGGGACAGGTCCCCACGGGGAACGGGGAATCCCCTCCCTATTGCCATCCCTAGTGTTGGCTACACTGATAATTTTCTGgcaatattaataattatgagTGTAATAGGAAAAAATAGGTGGAACTTTACCCGGTagaaaactaaattttattgaCAAGAAAGTTGAGTAAGTtaatttattcataattaataCACATTATTTTATTCCTTTACCTTTGCTTCTCCTTTTCTTTTGTTATGCCTTTGCTTCTTCTCCATGCAATGAGAGTCATGCTTGCATGAATAAAATATGAAGTAGAGGATAGTCAGATCATAGCCTTAAACTTGTGGAACAAACTCggataaatcaaaattaacatattttaacaatttaatatataacttttaaaagtaatattaaTCATATCTATTCATGTTTTAAAAactcataaaaaaaacaatcataaaagtatttaatataaacatttattGAAATTAACATAAAACAGTAAATAATGTATGAcggaaataaaattaaatttagaaaaatgatCGTCTACCATACATTTTGGGATCACAAAAAAGTTTGATGCAATTGATCTGATTTTGAGTATACACTGGTGGTGTAAAAGAGTTAGGTTATTCGCGAGATCGACTCAGAAAATTTGAATCGAGTTAGAACTGCTCCAATTACATTTTGATATTAACTTATCAATTGAAAATAGTCGTGAGGATCGTGAACTTAAATAAGCCTCTTATATAAATTACTTCAGGTAAAAACTTGAGAGTaataataaattcttttattatatgaGCTTTTCTATACCTCTAAAATTAGgtatatgttattttaattggttGAATATAGTaacataattacaaaattagAGGAAGCTATAgtattaaatatagtaattttttattgaacTAGAATCTATTCAAGCAGTTCGAATATCATTTTCATTACTCCTTCCGTTCCGTTTAAAAAATCTCATATTCCATTTTAGAGTGTCTCAtatttaaaatctcatttttatttttggagtatTTTTCCATTGAACTTCTTCTTTTACCCTACTATTAGTCATCTTAAAAGAGCTCTATGGAAAATTACACTATCAgacaaaacattaaaaaacacaattacaaATCTTAGCATAACTATAACTCACTCTTACactcataatataacctaaattatcaaaatacaacAGTTTTACTTATATAAACTCCTGACCCAATTACATATATACACTTCATGTAAAAAAGATGAAGGCACAGATTCGTTAAATTATTTGGTCAGTTTATGAATTCATCACTTAAAGTTGCCTAAAATGAAATTCATCGATGTTAGCATGAATGTCCCAAACACAATTATAAGTCTAGATATTCACCTCAGAATGCTAAAGAACACAAATTCCCATTTAACTTTTACTAAACAAATGAAAGTACCTGATGGAGAATGAAAACAGCAATCACCACGTATtgcataaatttttaaatagaccgtgacaataataaaaaaagtatttcgGTTTGAATGAATTCACACCATGAAATATGCAAATTAGATGAAAAAGAAGCCACAATTATGTGAAAGCAAAGGTTGCACAATAGATCTTACTACAGAGTAGGTCATGTAAATAAAGATTTACTCAAACTGTTCTCAATTTctaagtaaaaatttaaatccaaattgATAGAATTCAAAAAAAGGAACAAACTTCAGAATATAGATAGCAAAATTGAAACTCCTTAAATAGAAAACTATTAGGCAGCAGTTTCTTTCTTCAGCTTTGCAAGCTCCTGCCTGATCAATCCACCTCTCTGCATTACATAATTATAAGATCAATTAGCTCAAGAGTAAGAAATTTCAGAAATCAAGACCAACTAAAATAGACTGTCAGCCGACGGAGACAATCACatcaaatctaaacttttcaaaaaagaGTGGAATAACAAACCTTGATCTTGGCCAACATCAACTTGAACCTGTCAAAGTCATTAAGAGCTGCCCGTCTCTTGCGGACAATAAGCTTTCTACCCCAAGAACTGTTCTCCCACTTGTTCTTAACATCTAGATAAACACAACATGACATTGATTATTTACGAGCAtccaaaaaaatgaagaaagaaagaaaatttgcACACAAAACAATGTCCATACCAGCCTTCTCCATAGCTTCAACAAGAACCTTCTTCTTTGGTACCCTGTTAATGTCAATCGTGATATCGGTAAGTTGAAGCCTCTTGAAATTCATTTGGCTCCTCACCATATCCGGGGCATCAACTAGAGCCTGTAAACACAGCAGAAATGAACAACTTTTAACATCCAACAGCTTCTCAGTTAAATATCAACTTATAGAGGCATAGTAACTCACAGACAATGCATCAGCTAAACAAGCATGTTTTGTATATTATaacataatatcattattaaacaCTTAGATCAAAAAATTGACTGCCAACACAACGCTgatagttttaaatattaattactatcAACCACTATGAGCTAATATCTGAACTACTGTTTTCtcctcaatttaaaaaaaatcacaattccTCCCACAACCGCTCCTCcccaaatgataaaaaaacaataattccAACCTAAACGCACGAGGTAATGACAATTAACCCTAGTCTTAATAGGCTACAATAAAACATTAACAACACTCTACCAGCACCAAAATGCAA is a window of Mercurialis annua linkage group LG2, ddMerAnnu1.2, whole genome shotgun sequence DNA encoding:
- the LOC126670363 gene encoding 60S ribosomal protein L14-1, with the protein product MPFKRYVEIGRVALVNYGKDYGRLVVIVDVIDQNRALVDAPDMVRSQMNFKRLQLTDITIDINRVPKKKVLVEAMEKADVKNKWENSSWGRKLIVRKRRAALNDFDRFKLMLAKIKRGGLIRQELAKLKKETAA